One genomic segment of Amycolatopsis sp. Hca4 includes these proteins:
- a CDS encoding cellulose-binding domain-containing protein — protein MNRFAGALAALCLAAAGTTAIVLAGPAAAAPACSVAYRVNQWQSGYTADITVTNGATAVSSWTLTWHYGGTQTVTSAWNATVRQTGTAVTAQNLSYNGAVPAGGTVSFGLQGTYSGTNATPTDFALNGVSCGDPAPPTSTTPTTTTSTTPTTTPTTPTTTTSGPPPAGCTGAAICDDFEQQTGSTPGGRWTVGAANCQGTGTVAVDTSVAHSGGRSVKVTGQGGYCNHAFLGTSLSGVGSGPLFGRFWVRHTTPLPTGHVAFMALRDTADGGRDLRAGGQNRALQWNRESDDATLPAQSPAGVAQSVPLATGTWSCFEFEVDGSAGRLRTWLDSAEVAGLVVDGVPTQDIDQQWLAKSWHPALADLRLGWESYAGDADTLWFDDVAVGSSRIGC, from the coding sequence ATGAACAGGTTCGCCGGCGCCCTCGCCGCGCTCTGCCTCGCCGCGGCGGGCACCACCGCGATCGTCCTGGCCGGGCCGGCCGCCGCCGCGCCCGCGTGCTCGGTCGCCTACCGCGTCAACCAGTGGCAGAGCGGCTACACCGCCGACATCACGGTGACCAACGGCGCCACCGCGGTCTCCTCCTGGACGCTCACCTGGCACTACGGCGGCACCCAGACCGTCACGTCCGCCTGGAACGCCACCGTCCGGCAGACCGGGACCGCCGTCACCGCGCAGAACCTGTCCTACAACGGCGCGGTGCCCGCCGGCGGCACGGTGTCGTTCGGCCTCCAGGGCACTTACAGCGGGACGAACGCCACGCCGACGGACTTCGCGCTCAACGGCGTTTCGTGCGGCGACCCCGCTCCCCCGACCTCGACCACGCCGACGACCACCACCTCCACGACGCCGACGACCACTCCGACCACGCCCACCACGACGACGTCGGGGCCGCCGCCCGCGGGCTGCACGGGTGCGGCGATCTGCGACGACTTCGAGCAGCAGACCGGCAGCACCCCCGGCGGCCGCTGGACCGTCGGCGCGGCCAACTGCCAGGGCACCGGCACGGTCGCCGTCGACACCTCGGTCGCGCACTCCGGCGGCCGGTCGGTCAAGGTCACCGGCCAGGGCGGTTACTGCAACCACGCGTTCCTGGGCACCAGCCTCTCCGGCGTCGGCTCCGGCCCGCTGTTCGGGCGGTTCTGGGTCCGGCACACCACGCCCCTGCCGACCGGGCACGTGGCGTTCATGGCGCTGCGGGACACCGCGGACGGCGGCCGCGACCTGCGGGCCGGCGGCCAGAACCGGGCGCTGCAGTGGAACCGCGAGTCCGACGACGCCACGCTGCCCGCGCAGAGCCCGGCCGGGGTGGCCCAGAGCGTCCCGCTGGCGACCGGCACGTGGTCGTGCTTCGAGTTCGAGGTCGACGGCAGCGCGGGCAGGCTGCGCACTTGGCTCGACTCGGCCGAGGTGGCCGGCCTGGTGGTGGACGGCGTCCCGACCCAGGACATCGACCAGCAGTGGCTGGCCAAGTCCTGGCACCCGGCACTGGCCGACCTCCGCCTGGGCTGGGAGAGCTACGCCGGCGACGCGGACACGCTGTGGTTCGACGACGTGGCAGTGGGCAGCTCGCGCATCGGCTGCTGA
- a CDS encoding aldo/keto reductase, producing the protein MSPFVAAEDRYADMPYRRAGRSGLKLPAVSLGLWHNFGDDKPLDVQRAVLRRAFDLGVTHFDLANNYGPPPGSAEANFGRHFAADFRPYRDEILVSSKAGYLMWDGPYGEWGSRKNLLASLDQSLARTGLDHFDIFYSHRPDPETPIEETMGALDTAVRSGKARYAGISNYSAEQTEAALAALKDLGTPLLIHQPRYSMLDRWVEDGLLDTLDTHGVGSIAYSPLSQGLLTDRYLDGIPADSRAAGASPFLTSDRLTEDTLATVRALNDVAKRRGQTLAQLAIAWVLRGGRVTSALIGASSVAQLENTVAATANLEFADEELAEIERILGR; encoded by the coding sequence ATGTCGCCTTTCGTCGCGGCCGAAGACCGGTACGCGGACATGCCCTACCGGCGGGCCGGGCGCAGCGGGCTGAAGCTGCCCGCGGTGTCGCTCGGCCTGTGGCACAACTTCGGGGACGACAAGCCCCTCGACGTCCAGCGGGCCGTGCTGCGCCGGGCGTTCGACCTCGGCGTGACGCACTTCGACCTGGCCAACAACTACGGCCCGCCGCCGGGCTCGGCCGAAGCCAACTTCGGCAGGCACTTCGCCGCCGACTTCCGCCCGTACCGCGACGAGATCCTGGTGTCGTCCAAGGCGGGCTACCTGATGTGGGACGGCCCGTACGGCGAATGGGGCTCCCGCAAGAACCTGCTGGCGAGCCTCGACCAGAGCCTGGCGCGCACCGGGCTGGACCACTTCGACATCTTCTACTCGCACCGCCCGGACCCCGAAACGCCGATCGAAGAGACGATGGGCGCGCTCGACACGGCGGTGCGCTCGGGAAAGGCGCGGTACGCGGGCATCTCGAACTACTCGGCCGAGCAGACCGAGGCGGCGCTCGCCGCGCTGAAGGACCTGGGCACGCCGCTGCTGATCCACCAGCCGCGGTATTCGATGCTGGACCGCTGGGTCGAGGACGGCCTGCTGGACACCCTCGACACGCACGGAGTCGGCTCGATCGCGTACTCGCCGCTGAGCCAGGGCCTGCTGACCGATCGCTACCTGGACGGCATACCGGCCGACTCCCGCGCGGCGGGCGCCAGCCCGTTCCTGACCAGCGACCGCCTGACCGAGGACACGCTGGCGACGGTCCGCGCGCTGAACGACGTCGCCAAGCGGCGCGGGCAGACGCTGGCCCAGCTGGCCATCGCCTGGGTACTGCGCGGCGGCCGGGTCACGTCGGCGCTGATCGGGGCGAGCAGTGTCGCGCAGCTGGAGAATACGGTCGCGGCCACGGCGAACCTGGAGTTCGCCGACGAGGAGCTGGCGGAGATCGAGCGGATCCTCGGCCGGTAA